CAGGGAACTTGAATTCCTGGGGCCCTTCTCCGCCAAATGCAAATGGCAGTGGCCTAGCTATGCCAATGTACTGGCAGGGATTCTATGGCACACCAAATGGGCTCCCTCAACTTCCTCAGCAGTCCTTGCTTAGGCCACCTGCTGGTCTGTCAGTTCCGCCATCCATGCAACAGATTCAGTTTCCTGGCTACACTTCGTCTTTACCGACAATGGCATCTAGTTCATCTAATTCTGCCTTGCCCGATTATAATTCTTTTTTGTTGCCAAACAATGCAAGTTCTTCTGGTTTAATATCTGCTTCATTACCTGCTCCGACTTCATCTTTGAATGTTCCCCCCCTACAGCCCAATCCACTACCATCGGAAACAACTGTCAATCCTCCAAACAGAGCTCCTATTGCTATTCCTTCTTCAAGTTCTGGCACTAGCCTGGCATCTGTAGCTCATCTTCAGACGTCAACAACTGATAATGTAGTTGCTAACAAAGCTGTCTCAATACCTGGCCCAGCAGCAGCCTTGCCGCAGCAGAACTTATCTCACACCATGACATCTATTCCTGGGGCATCCGGTTCCAATCTTACCGAAACACTTACACCTTCTCTTGTAACACCAGGGCAGCTTCTGCATTCTGGATCTTCCACTGTTACTGCATCTCAACCCTCACAAACAGTCCAGAAAGATGTTGAAGTAGTAAAAGTGTCTTCTAAACCATCAACAGAACCACCAGTTTCGGCAACAGGAGACGCTCAACCACCAATATTACCTTTACCGCCAAATTCTCGACTTCAAAGGGTATTCTCCACTTCTTATGCAAAACTAGAGCGGGCTGAGTTATTTATACTGAAGTTTGGTCTTTCTGTTTGAACGCTGAAAAGATTAGTGCAAGCTTGGGTTCTTACTTTTTATTAATTGAGTTGGATTTATGGGTTTTGTGAGGCTAAAGGTGCAGAGAATATCATAAAAAAATGTGATTAAAGTGAAAAGATAAGGCATGTCATGCAGTTTCGGTGTATGTAGACTTGATTTAACATGGACTTTGGTGGATCCGTAATCCGTTTTAAGTTGATAGCTTATAGCTTATGAATTGACTATTAGTGCAACCACAATTACAATTTTAGGAAGTCctagctgaaaaaggtggtatACCGATACATTGTTTCCAAATCTATTTGGGAAATTTTCTAATTGATGGATGTGGGAAAGCAAACACTCATCTTTCTCTGCTCTGTATAATTTGTAGTCGTGATTGTGACATAAGTGACATAATTATAGTGAAATTTATATATGCTTCAGTGCAAAGTGAAATTGACCTTTTGTATTTAgtaataaatgacacttttaacaGATGCTTTCCAAAATTCTATTTTGGAAATTTTTCTAATTGAATATCTTGCAATATTGTGAAATTTAAGGGATAATTTTGCCACTTTATTTGTTACAAGCCAATATGCTTATTCAGGTTAACTAGTAGTTGTGCATTACCATGGCCTCTTTGCATGTTATCAATATCACAAAGCTATATTGTGCTCTAAGAATTGTTTGTTGATGACTTTATTGTTACTAGAATCTAATGTTGTATAAGTGCTGTCCTTTCAGCCAAATGGAGGCGCTTATCACATGCGTAACAATTACAGAGGGCGTGGTGGAAGAGGAGCTGGGGTAAGAACTTGACTTGGTTGCATGTACCACctctattaattaaattgatgaaGATTGTTGCTGTCAATGTTCATATTTTTCCAGATCAATGTAATGTGAAATAATGAACTGTTTTTCCTTGAAGGGTTCACGTCCGGTGACAAAATTCACTGAAGATTTTGATTTCATGGCAATGAATGAgaaattcaaaaaagatgaggtATGGGGTCATTTGGGGAAAAGCAAATCTCAATCGAAGGATAAAGATGGAAATGGAAGTGGCAGTGACGAAGAGTCACAGGATGAGGATGATGCTGAATTGCCTAAGATTGAGGTGAAGGTGATTGTTTAATAATTGCCCAACCTACCATTACAATCTGAGGAGGATTTCTTATAAAGTTGCATTCCTTTTGCCTTTTGCAGCCTCTTTATAATAAGGATGACTTTTTTGATTCTATTTCCTGCAATGCGATGGATAATGACCCCAATAATGGACGGACGAGGTATTCGGAGCAAATGAAATTGGATACAGAGGTATTCCCAATACTGATACTGCTATCCTTGACATTTAATCTCTAAGGTTACTGATGTATCTtcttcaatgcaatgcagacgTTTGGGGAATTCTCAAGGTATCGGGGTGGTCGAGGAGGTCGTTATAATGGTCGTGGTGGTGGACGTTTCCGTGGTTCTTATTACGGAAGAGGCTATGGTGGGTATGGCTATGGAAACAGGGGCCGCGGGCGAGGTACTCAGCATCGTGCTTCCTAGAGCACATGAAATCATATCCAAGTAAATGTTGATGGCAATCTTGTCCATTTGGACATAAGATTGATTCAGTACGTGCTTGTAATTTCCGCGCATCATT
The genomic region above belongs to Salvia miltiorrhiza cultivar Shanhuang (shh) chromosome 5, IMPLAD_Smil_shh, whole genome shotgun sequence and contains:
- the LOC131024612 gene encoding protein decapping 5 isoform X1 yields the protein MAAEASTAATSSRSGVGGASADSYIGSLISLTSKSEIRYEGILYNINTEESSIGLRNVRSFGTEGRKKDGPQVPPGDKIYEYILFRGSDIKDLQVKASPPPSVQAAPSINSDPAIIQSHYPRPTNPSTSLPTAPSGSLTDHGSHSAQVGLPGPNFQSNLHLYQPAGNLNSWGPSPPNANGSGLAMPMYWQGFYGTPNGLPQLPQQSLLRPPAGLSVPPSMQQIQFPGYTSSLPTMASSSSNSALPDYNSFLLPNNASSSGLISASLPAPTSSLNVPPLQPNPLPSETTVNPPNRAPIAIPSSSSGTSLASVAHLQTSTTDNVVANKAVSIPGPAAALPQQNLSHTMTSIPGASGSNLTETLTPSLVTPGQLLHSGSSTVTASQPSQTVQKDVEVVKVSSKPSTEPPVSATGDAQPPILPLPPNSRLQRPNGGAYHMRNNYRGRGGRGAGGSRPVTKFTEDFDFMAMNEKFKKDEVWGHLGKSKSQSKDKDGNGSGSDEESQDEDDAELPKIEVKPLYNKDDFFDSISCNAMDNDPNNGRTRYSEQMKLDTETFGEFSRYRGGRGGRYNGRGGGRFRGSYYGRGYGGYGYGNRGRGRGTQHRAS
- the LOC131024612 gene encoding protein decapping 5 isoform X2 yields the protein MAAEASTAATSSRSGVGGASADSYIGSLISLTSKSEIRYEGILYNINTEESSIGLRNVRSFGTEGRKKDGPQVPPGDKIYEYILFRGSDIKDLQVKASPPPSVQAAPSINSDPAIIQSHYPRPTNPSTSLPTAPSGSLTDHGSHSAQVGLPGPNFQSNLHLYQPAGNLNSWGPSPPNANGSGLAMPMYWQGFYGTPNGLPQLPQQSLLRPPAGLSVPPSMQQIQFPGYTSSLPTMASSSSNSALPDYNSFLLPNNASSSGLISASLPAPTSSLNVPPLQPNPLPSETTVNPPNRAPIAIPSSSSGTSLASVAHLQTSTTDNVVANKAVSIPGPAAALPQQNLSHTMTSIPGASGSNLTETLTPSLVTPGQLLHSGSSTVTASQPSQTVQKDVEVVKVSSKPSTEPPVSATGDAQPPILPLPPNSRLQRPNGGAYHMRNNYRGRGGRGAGGSRPVTKFTEDFDFMAMNEKFKKDEVWGHLGKSKSQSKDKDGNGSGSDEESQDEDDAELPKIEPLYNKDDFFDSISCNAMDNDPNNGRTRYSEQMKLDTETFGEFSRYRGGRGGRYNGRGGGRFRGSYYGRGYGGYGYGNRGRGRGTQHRAS